GAGCCGGCGCACCCCGCTCACTTCAAGGGTGTGGAAGCGGGCGCGACGGCGGGATCCCCCGCCGCGGGTATTGGCGAGGAGGGTTTCGGCGACCTCGTCGGTCGCGCGGGCGGTGCTCACGGCGAGGCTCCTCAGTGCACCTTGAAGTGGTCGAACGGCTCGCCGCACTCCTGGCACTCGTACAGTGCCTTGCACGCCGTCGACCCGAATCGCGACACCTCGCGGGTGTGCAGCGTTCCGCATCGGGGGCACGCCACGCCGAGCGTGACGGGGATCGGGCCGCGCACCGCCGCCCGACCGGCGGGCGGGGCGATGCCGTAGGCCCGCAGTTTGGTCTTGCCGTCCTCGCTCATCCAGTCGGTCGTCCATGCGGGGGCGAGCGTCAGGCGCACGTCGACGCGGGCGAAGCCCGCACCGGTGAGGGCGAGCACGACGTCGTCGCGGATGGCGTCGACCGCGGGGCATCCGGAGTAGGTCGGGGTGAGCGTCACCGTCACCGTGTCGCCGTCGACCGCGACGTCGCGGAGGATGCCGAGGTCGGCGATGGTGAGCACCGGCACCTCGGGGTCGGCGACGGCGCCGGCGATACGCCGGGCGGTGTCGAGGTCCGGCGCGGCGGTGGTCTTCGGGATGTCGCGGGCGGTCACCAGGTCGCTCCCGGGTGCGCGCGGGCGAGGACCTGCATCTCGGCGAGGATCGCGCCGAGAGCGGGGAACGGGATGCCGCGGCGGCCGCCTCCGCTCGAAGGGGCCACGTCGGGGCGGTCGAGCTCGGCCTCGGCGAACACCGCGTCGAGAACCCGGTCGACCTCGTCGCGCAGCGTCGACGGCCGCACCGCGATGCCGGCGGGCCCGTCGATCGGGGGCTCGTCACGGAAGAGCTCGCCGACGTACGGCCAGATATCCGCGACGGCCACGATCATGCGGCGTCGGGACTCGTCGGTGCCGCCGGCGAGCCGGAGTGACCACTGCACGGCGTGATCGCGGTGATACTCGACCTCCTTCACCGCCTTGGCGGCGATCGCGGCCAGCGTGGCGTCGGGAGAGGACTGCAGCGCCGAGTACAGGGCGAACTGATACGTCGACGCGATCAGCTGACGGGCGATCGTGTGCGCGAAATCACCGTTCGGTTGGCAGAAGAGCCACGCGCAGCGGAACTGGATGTCGTCGCGCCAGAACGCCAGATCGTCTTCGCTCCGTCCGTCGGCAGTGCCGGCGTAGCGGAGGAGGGAACGTGCGTGGCCGAGCTGATCGAGCGCGATGTTCGCCAGCGCCACATCCTCTTCCAGCTCGGGAGCCTTCGCGACCCACTGTATGAGCTGCTGCGAGAGGATCAGGGCGTCGTCACCGAGCCACAGGGCGTACTCGGCCACATCGCGCGTGGCCGGGACGGTGTCGCCGCCGAGCAGCTCAGCGGCGAGCTCATGCTCGATCACATCCACATGCGGATGAGGCTCGGCGTGCGGGTGCGCGTCGACGGCGGTGTGAGGATCGGTCACAGGTGCGGCACCCCCTCGGAGGCGGTGTAGTACGACGCGTGGCGGAAGTTCTTCCCTGACGACGACTCGAAGAACGCTCCCTTCGCGTCGGGGTCGCTGGTGGTGATCGCCTCGGCCGGGACCACCCAGACCGATGTGCCCTCGCCCCTGCGCGTGTAGAGGTCGCGGGCGTTCCGCAGCGCCAGTTCGGCGTCGGGCGCGTGGAGCGATCCGACGTGAACGTGGCTGAGGCCCCGCCCGGAGCGGACGAACACCTCGAACATCGGCCAGCTCTCGCGGTCGGACGATCCCGGCGTCGGCATCACGCCACCGCCCGCTCGGTGGTTGAGCGAGCGGAGCGAGACGAAACCTCCGCCCGCTTCTGCGCGTACGCCGCCGCAGCCTCGCGCACCCAGGCGCCGTCGTCATGCGCGGCCTTCCGGTGGCGCAGCCGCTCGGCGTTGAGCGGGCCCCGGCCGGCGAGCACCTCGCGGAACTCGTCCCAGTCCAGCTCGCCCGTGTGCCAGCGCTGCGCCTCCTCGTCCCACCGCAGCTCGGGATCGGGCAGGGTGACACCCAGGATCTCGGCCTGCGGCACCAGCATCCCGATGAAGCGCTGACGCAGGTCGTCATTGGAGAACCGCTTGATCTTCCACGCCATCGATTGCGCCGAGTTGGGGGAGGCGTCGTCGGGCGGTCCGAACATCATCAGCGACGGCCAGTACCAGCGGTTCACCGCCTCCTGCGCCATCTGCCGCTGCTCGGCGGTGCCCTGCATGAGGGTGAGGAGGATCTCGAACCCCTGCCGCTGGTGGAACGACTCCTCCTTGCAGATGCGCACCATCGCCCGCCCGTAGGGGCCGTACGACGCGCGGCACAGGGGCACCTGGTTGCAGATCGCCGCCCCGTCGACGAGCCAGCCGATGGCGCCCATGTCGGCCCAGGTGGGTGCGGGGTAGTTGAAGATCGAGGAGTACTTCGCTTTGCCGTCGATGAGCTGCTGGGTCATCTCGTCGCGAGTGATGCCGAGGGTCTGCGCGGCGGAGTAGAGATAGAGGCCGTGGCCCGCCTCATCCTGCACCTTGGCCAGCAGGATCGCCTTGCGCTTGAGGCTCGGAGCGCGCGTGATCCAGCCGCCCTCGGGCTGCATGCCGATGATCTCCGAATGCGCGTGCTGCGAGATCTGCCGGATGAGGGTGCGCCGGTAGGCGTCGGGCATCCAGTCCCGGGGTTCGATGCGCTGATCGGCGGCGATGAGCGCATCGAAGTGCTGCTCCTCTGCGGTGAGGTCCGTCATCGTCGACTCCTTTACAGACCGCTCGTTCAGTAATTCTAGGCCGCCGCCGTCTCGACGGCAACCAGCCGCCCACACGCCCCCCCCACCCCACACCGCTCGCCTGTCGCAATCGGCCGCACCCGACCGCACAACGTGACAGGCGAACCACCCGCGCCGCCACCCCACACCGCTCGCCTGTCGCAATCGGCTACGCCCGACCGCACAACGTGACAGGCGAGCGGATGCTACGGCCGAGCGTCAGGCGTCGTCGAGGCGCCGATCGGTGCGGCGGGCGTGCCCGCGGAACTCGGCGACCACCGCGCCTTCGGCGTCGGTCACCGTGACGTCGTAGAGCCCGGTCCTCCCCCGGGTGACGCGGTGATGCGCCTCCGCGGTGAGGACGTCACCCGGCCGCGTGGAGCGGAAGAAGACGATGTCGGCGCCGACCGACACGGTGATGGGACCGTCGGGCTCGTTGCAGGCGACGGCGAAGGCGGTGTCGGCCAGGGCGAACACGACGCCGCCGTGCGTGATGGCGAAGCCGTTCGTCATGTCGTCGCGCACCGGCATCCGGATGACCGCCCGCCCCGGCTCGTCGACGATCACCTCCATGCCGAACGCGTGGAAGGTGCGGTCCTGCTCGAGCATCCGTCTCACACCGACGCCGCCTCCTTCGCGACGAGGGTCAGCACGTCGTAGGTCGCGACGATCTCGTCGCGCTGGTTGCGGATGACCGCGTCCCACCGCACCTCGCCGTACTCGTCGGTCTCGCGCGGCGTGATCTGCTTGGCGGTGAGGATGACGCGGATCTCATCGCCGGGCGACACCGGCGTGACGAAGCGCAGGTTCTCGAGGCCGTAGTTGGCGAGCACCGGCCCCGGCGCCGGGTCGACGAACAGACCCGCGGCCCACGACACCAGCAGATATCCGTGGGCGACGCGGCCGGGGAAGAACGGGTTGGCGGCCGCTGCCTGCTCGTCCATGTGGGCGTAGAAGGTGTCGCCGGTGAACCGGGCGAAGGTCTCGATGTCGTCGAGTGCGACCTCCCGGGTCTCGGACGCCACCTGGTCGCCGATCCGCAGTTCGGCGAGCGATTTGCGGAAGGGATGCGTCCCGCCCGGCTGCGACCCGGCGCCGGCGTGCCACACCCCGGTGAGCGCGGTCAGCATCTCGGGTGAGCCCTGCACGGCGGTGCGCTGCATGTGGTGGAGAACAGCGCGGATGCCGCCGAGCTCCTCCCCGCCGCCCGCGCGGCCGGGCCCGCCGTGGACCAGGTGCGGCACGGGCGCGCCGTGCCCGGTCGAGGTGCGCGCGTTCTCGCGGCTCAGGAACAGCACGCGGCCGTTGAAGGCGGCGATCCGGGTCATGAGCTCCACCGCGACATCCGGATCGTTCGTCGCGACCGACGTCACCAGCGATCCGCCACCGCGGTCGACGAGGTCGGCCGCCTCGGCGAGGGAGGCGTAGGGGAGCACGCTCGCGACGGGCCCGAACGCCTCGATCTCGTGGACGGCCGGCGCCGTCGCATCCTCGAATCCGACGAGGATGGGCGAGACGAACGCCCCCTCGGGCGCGAGGCCGACCGAGCCGTCGGCATGCACGACCTCGGGGGCGTCGAGCGACCCGAGGAGCAGACGGCCCCCGGCATCCTGCAGCGCCCGCACCTGCCGCACCACCTCGTCGCGCTGCGCGCGCGAGACCACGGGTCCCATCGTGACGCCCGCACCGCGCGGGTCGCCGATCACGACCTTCTCGGCGATCTTCTCCCCCAGTGCGGTGACGACGGCGTCGACCGACGCCGCGGGAACGATGGCCCGGCGGATCGCGGTGCACTTCTGACCCGCCTTGGTGGTCATCTCGACCAGCAGCTGGCGGACGTACGCGTCGAACTCGGGGGTCCCGGGCGCGGCGTCGGGGCCGAGCACCGAGGCGTTGATGGAGTCGGTCTCGGCGGTGAATCGCACGCCGTCGGGGGTCTGCTCGCGCAGGCGCACCGCGGTCGTCGCGCTGCCGGTGAAGCCGACGAGGTCGCCGAGGCGCAGCGCGGCGAGGATGTCGGGGACGCCGCCGCTCACCAGCTGCAGCGATCCGGCCGGGAGGCGTCCGGTCTCGGCGAGCATGCGCACCCATGCTTCGGCGATGTAGGCGGTCGGCGAGGCGGGCTTGACCACGGTGGGGACGCCCGCGAGGAATGCCGGGGCGAATTTCTCCAGCGCGCCCCACACCGGAAAGTTGAAGGCGTTGATCTGCACCGCGACCCCCGGAAGGCGCGTGTAGACATGCCGGCCCAGGAACGATCCGTCCTTCGAGAGCGGCTCGACCGGCCCGTCGACGTAGACCTTCGCGTTCGGGAGCTCGCGGCGCCCCTTCGACGAGTACGTGAACAGCACGCCGATGCCCCCGTCGACGTCGTTGAGCGAGTCGCGGCGCGTGGATCCGGCTCGCTCGGAGAGGACATAGAGCTCGTCCTTCCGCTCCTGCAGCACCAGGGCGAACTCCTTCAGCAGCACCGCCCGCTGGTGGAAGGTCAGCGCACCGAGGCTCTCCTGCCCGACGGTGCGGGCATGCTCGAGCACCGCGGCGAGGTCGAGGCCTCGGGTGCTCAACCGCACGACCGGTTCGCCGGTCGAGGCGTCGAGGATCTCCGCGGCATCCGGATCCTCCGCCGGCGCCCACCAGCCGTCGCGGATGTAGCTGGGAAGGATGTCGGTCACGGCGTGCTCCATTCGTAGAAACCGCGCCCGGTCTTGCGGCCGAGGTGGCCCTCGGCGACCATCCGGCGCAGCAGGTCGGGCGGGGCGAAGCGGTCGCCGAGGGTGGCCTGCAGCTCCTCGGCGATGGCGAGGCGGACGTCGAGTCCGACGATGTCGGTGGTGCGGAGGGGCCCTGCGGGATGACGGTAGCCGAGCTCCATGGCCGTATCGATGTCTGCCGGGCTCGCGACGCCGGTCTCGACCATGCGCATGGCCTCGAGGGCGAGGGCGAGGCCGAGGCGGCTGGAGGCGAAGCCGGGGGCGTCACGCACGACGATCGGGGTCTTGCCGATCGCCGCCACCCACCCGCGCGCGCTCTCGACGACCGCGGGTGCGGTGGTGTCGCCGACGACGATCTCGACCAGGCGCGACGCGGGTACGGGGTTGAAGAAGTGCAGCCCCAGAAAGCGGGCGGGGTCCTCCAGCGCGCCGGCGAGCGCGGCGATGCCGATCGACGAGGTGTTGGTGGCGAGCACGGCGTCGCCCGCGACGACCGCCTCGATGCGCGCGAGCGCGTCGCGCTTGAGCATCCGGTCTTCGGGCACGGCTTCGACGACGAGACCCGCGCCCGCGAAGTCGGTCACGTCGGTGGAGAGGTGGACGGATGCCGCGAGCGCCGCCTCCGAGCGGTCGGTCGCTCCGCGGCGGATCGAATCGCCGATGCTCGCGAGGATGCGACCGCGCGCCGCCTCGGCCGCCTCGGGGTCGCGCTCGACGACCGTGACCTCCGACCCGGCGAGCACGAACGCGTGGGCGATCCCGGCCCCCATCCGTCCGCCGCCGAGCACCGCGACCCGCGGTGGCGCCGCAACGGGACCGGTCGGGACGTCGGGGCGGGGCGCTGCCTCTGCGGCATCCGTCATCGGGCTCTCCGTTCGAGGAAGGCGGTCATGCGGCGGATCTTCTCCGGGCTTTCGAACAGCTCGGCCTGCAGTTCGTTCACGAGCGGGGGCTGGTCGCGCGGCTCGGCGCGGAGCACCTGCTTCGTGTAGCGGGTGGCGAGGGGATCGTTCCGCGTGATGCGGTCGGCGAGGACGTGCGCGGCGGGGAGGAGGTCGTCAGCCGGATGGAGGGCCGACACGAGCCCCCACGACAGGGCCTCCTCGGCGTCGAGGATGCGTCCGGTGAGGAGCATCTCCGCCGCGCGTGCGTCGCCCACGATCGCGGGGAGACGCCACGTCGCACCGGCGGCGGCGATGATGCCGAGGCCGGTCTCGGGGTTGCCGATCTTCAGCGTCGGCGTCGCGATGCGCAGGTCGGCGGCGTAGGCGAGCTCGGCTCCGCCCCCGAGGGCGTAGCCGTCGAGCGCCGCGATCACGGGCATCGGCAGGGCGCGGATGCGGGTGAAGACCGCCTGGTTGATCGCCCGGCGCGCGTCGGCGGCGCGGCGGTCGCGCAGCTCGGCGATGTCGGCACCCGAGGCGAACACGCCACCCGAGCCGGCGAGGAGGAGGATGCGGGGTTCACGCTCGAGCTCGGCGCAGACTGCGTGCAGCGCGTCGACGGTGGCCTGGTCGATGGCATTGCGCACCTCGGGGCGGTCGAGGGTGACGACGCTCCGGTCGCCGGCGTGCTCGACGCGCAGGGGTGGGCGGGTCATCCGGGGCCTTCCGCTTCGTCGCGAATGTGTTGCAGACCGATCGTTCAGTAATTCTGTCAGGCGGCGGTGCCGCGTGCAACGACGGGCCGGGGTCAGGTGCCCAGGGCGCCTCCCCATTTCCGGAGCACCCGGACGAGGGCATCGCGATCAGCCGCATCGAGCGAGCCGAGGAGACGGCGCTCGTTCTCCATGTGCGCGTCGAAGGCGCGGTCGATGAGAGCGCGCCCGTCGTCCGTGAGCGCGACGACCCGGCCGCGGCCATCGACGTCGCTGCCGCGGCGGCGCACGAGCCCCGCCGACTCGAGCCGATCCAACCGCTTGGAGACGGCTCCGCTCGTGACCATCGTCTGAGCGGCGAGTTCGGTCGGATTGAGCTCTCCGGAGCGACGCAGGGTGGCCAGCACATCGAACTCGCCCTCTCCGAGCCCGAACTCGCGGTACAGGCCGATGAGCTGCTCGCGTACCGCGTCGTTGACGCGCGCGAGCCGCCCGATGACCTCGATCGGCGATGTGTCGACATGCGGTCGCGCCGCGAGCCACTGGGCCCGGATGCGATCGACGTGGTCCCCGCGTGTTTCGGACATGGGTGGATTCTATCTTCCGTGGAAGCTATGATGTCTTCCGTGGAAACTAAATGGCGATGGCTGCTCGTGACGGCGGTGGCCCCGATCAGCTGGGGCGCGACGTACTACGTGACGCGGCACTTCCTCCCGGCGGACGCCCCCCTCTGGGGCGCCGCCCTGCGGGCGCTTCCCGCGGGTCTTCTCCTCCTTCTCATCGCGCGGCGTCTGCCGCGCGGCGCCTGGTGGGGGAAGGCCGTGATCCTCGGCATCCTGAACTTCGGCGCGTTCTTCGTGCTCGTCTACCTCGCCGCGCAGCTCCTGCCCACCTCGATGGCGGCATCGGTGATGGCCCTCGCGCCCGTCGTGCTGGGGATCATCGCGTGGCCGCTCCTCGGGCAGCGACCGACAGCCGCAGCGGGCGTGGCCGTGCTCGTGGGCGTCGTCGGGGCCGTCCTGCTCATCGGCGCGGCCACCGGCGGCATCGACCCCCTCGGCGCAGCGGTGTCGCTCACCGCGCTCGTGCTGTCATCGCTGGGCGCGGTCCTCACCACCCGGTGGCGCGATGACCTTCCGCTGGTGGCCACGACGTCCTGGCAGTTGATCGCGGGCGGCGCGATCCTCCTGGCCATCGCGATCGTCGTCGAGGGACCGCCCCCGGCGGTGTCGGTGAGCAGTGCGACGGCGTACGCGGCCATCGCGATCGTCGCGACGGCGCTGGCCTTCCTCTGCTGGTTCGCAGGGCTTCGCCACCTCTCCGCCTCCACCGTCGGCACCGTCGGACTCCTGAACCCGGCCACGGGGGTGATCCTCGGAGTAGCGCTCGCGGGCGAGTCGCTCACCGCGCTGCAGATCTTCGGCCTGGTGCTGATCGGGGCGGCGATCCTCCTCACGCAGCGACGTGCTCGCCGGCCCGTCCGGCGCCCCGCGGCGGACGGGCCGGCGCTCGCTGTCCCGGCGGGCGCTGTGCGAGAGTGAGCGGGTGACGAGCGACACCGCACCCGCGGGCGCGGCCCCGCGCGGGCGACGGGGACGACCGGGGAACGATCGGGAGCAGGTCCTCGCCGTCGCCGTCGCGCTCTTCATCGAGAAGGGATACGACGCGACCTCGGTCGCCGATCTCGCCGACCGCCTGGGTGTGACCAAATCGGCGCTTTACCACCACTTCTCCTCGAAGGACGAGCTGCTCGGCCTCGCCCTCGACGACGCCCTCACCGCCCTGGAGGGCGTCTTCGACCACCCGGCGGCCGAGGCGGGCGCGCAGCTCGAGCGGGTGATCCGGGGCGCCGTCGGCGTCCTCGTGCAGAAGCTCCCCGAGGTCACGCTGCTGCTGCGCGTCCGCGGCAACAGTCCGGTCGAGCACGCGGCGCTCGAGCGCCGCCGGGCGTTCGATCACCGGGTGACCGAGGTCGTCACCCGCGCCCAGGACGAGGGGATGCTGCGCCCCGACGTCGATGCGGCCGTCGCCACCCGTCTGGTGTTCGGCATGGTCAATTCGCTCACCGAGTGGTACCGCCCGGGCGGCGCACTCGATGCCGACTCGCTGGCCGACGCGGTCCTCGCGACGGCCCTCGAGGGCCTGCGTCCCCGCCACCGACGACCCGGTCAGGGCGACGTCAGCACCGCCGCGACCGAGGGCAGGGCCTCGGGCTGAAGCCGGTAGTACGCCCATGTCCCCCGTTGCGAACGCGAGAGGAAGCCCGCGGTCGTCAACACCTTCAGGTGGTGCGACACCGTCGGCTGGGCGAGACCCAGCGGTTCGATGAGGTCGCACACGCAGGCCTCCTGATCGGGCGAGGACGCCACGATCGACAGGAGCCGGAGCCTGGCCGGATCGGCGAGCGCCTTCAGCTGCGTCGCCAGACTCTCCGCGTCGCTCCGCCCCAGCGGCTCGCGCGTGAGAGGCGCGCAGCAGACCGTGGTCGGGGTGTCGATGAGCGGCAGAGCAGTGGCCATGCATCGATGCTAATCGATATTGACAACCATCGATAGACCCTTCCATACTGAATCGACGTTCATCGATACGGAAGGTTTCGGGATG
The Microbacterium sp. SLBN-154 DNA segment above includes these coding regions:
- the paaD gene encoding 1,2-phenylacetyl-CoA epoxidase subunit PaaD, with protein sequence MTARDIPKTTAAPDLDTARRIAGAVADPEVPVLTIADLGILRDVAVDGDTVTVTLTPTYSGCPAVDAIRDDVVLALTGAGFARVDVRLTLAPAWTTDWMSEDGKTKLRAYGIAPPAGRAAVRGPIPVTLGVACPRCGTLHTREVSRFGSTACKALYECQECGEPFDHFKVH
- the paaC gene encoding 1,2-phenylacetyl-CoA epoxidase subunit PaaC, translated to MTDPHTAVDAHPHAEPHPHVDVIEHELAAELLGGDTVPATRDVAEYALWLGDDALILSQQLIQWVAKAPELEEDVALANIALDQLGHARSLLRYAGTADGRSEDDLAFWRDDIQFRCAWLFCQPNGDFAHTIARQLIASTYQFALYSALQSSPDATLAAIAAKAVKEVEYHRDHAVQWSLRLAGGTDESRRRMIVAVADIWPYVGELFRDEPPIDGPAGIAVRPSTLRDEVDRVLDAVFAEAELDRPDVAPSSGGGRRGIPFPALGAILAEMQVLARAHPGATW
- the paaB gene encoding 1,2-phenylacetyl-CoA epoxidase subunit PaaB produces the protein MPTPGSSDRESWPMFEVFVRSGRGLSHVHVGSLHAPDAELALRNARDLYTRRGEGTSVWVVPAEAITTSDPDAKGAFFESSSGKNFRHASYYTASEGVPHL
- the paaA gene encoding 1,2-phenylacetyl-CoA epoxidase subunit PaaA; translated protein: MTDLTAEEQHFDALIAADQRIEPRDWMPDAYRRTLIRQISQHAHSEIIGMQPEGGWITRAPSLKRKAILLAKVQDEAGHGLYLYSAAQTLGITRDEMTQQLIDGKAKYSSIFNYPAPTWADMGAIGWLVDGAAICNQVPLCRASYGPYGRAMVRICKEESFHQRQGFEILLTLMQGTAEQRQMAQEAVNRWYWPSLMMFGPPDDASPNSAQSMAWKIKRFSNDDLRQRFIGMLVPQAEILGVTLPDPELRWDEEAQRWHTGELDWDEFREVLAGRGPLNAERLRHRKAAHDDGAWVREAAAAYAQKRAEVSSRSARSTTERAVA
- the paaI gene encoding hydroxyphenylacetyl-CoA thioesterase PaaI, with protein sequence MLEQDRTFHAFGMEVIVDEPGRAVIRMPVRDDMTNGFAITHGGVVFALADTAFAVACNEPDGPITVSVGADIVFFRSTRPGDVLTAEAHHRVTRGRTGLYDVTVTDAEGAVVAEFRGHARRTDRRLDDA
- the paaZ gene encoding phenylacetic acid degradation bifunctional protein PaaZ — translated: MEHAVTDILPSYIRDGWWAPAEDPDAAEILDASTGEPVVRLSTRGLDLAAVLEHARTVGQESLGALTFHQRAVLLKEFALVLQERKDELYVLSERAGSTRRDSLNDVDGGIGVLFTYSSKGRRELPNAKVYVDGPVEPLSKDGSFLGRHVYTRLPGVAVQINAFNFPVWGALEKFAPAFLAGVPTVVKPASPTAYIAEAWVRMLAETGRLPAGSLQLVSGGVPDILAALRLGDLVGFTGSATTAVRLREQTPDGVRFTAETDSINASVLGPDAAPGTPEFDAYVRQLLVEMTTKAGQKCTAIRRAIVPAASVDAVVTALGEKIAEKVVIGDPRGAGVTMGPVVSRAQRDEVVRQVRALQDAGGRLLLGSLDAPEVVHADGSVGLAPEGAFVSPILVGFEDATAPAVHEIEAFGPVASVLPYASLAEAADLVDRGGGSLVTSVATNDPDVAVELMTRIAAFNGRVLFLSRENARTSTGHGAPVPHLVHGGPGRAGGGEELGGIRAVLHHMQRTAVQGSPEMLTALTGVWHAGAGSQPGGTHPFRKSLAELRIGDQVASETREVALDDIETFARFTGDTFYAHMDEQAAAANPFFPGRVAHGYLLVSWAAGLFVDPAPGPVLANYGLENLRFVTPVSPGDEIRVILTAKQITPRETDEYGEVRWDAVIRNQRDEIVATYDVLTLVAKEAASV
- a CDS encoding 3-hydroxyacyl-CoA dehydrogenase family protein, giving the protein MTDAAEAAPRPDVPTGPVAAPPRVAVLGGGRMGAGIAHAFVLAGSEVTVVERDPEAAEAARGRILASIGDSIRRGATDRSEAALAASVHLSTDVTDFAGAGLVVEAVPEDRMLKRDALARIEAVVAGDAVLATNTSSIGIAALAGALEDPARFLGLHFFNPVPASRLVEIVVGDTTAPAVVESARGWVAAIGKTPIVVRDAPGFASSRLGLALALEAMRMVETGVASPADIDTAMELGYRHPAGPLRTTDIVGLDVRLAIAEELQATLGDRFAPPDLLRRMVAEGHLGRKTGRGFYEWSTP
- a CDS encoding enoyl-CoA hydratase/isomerase family protein, with the translated sequence MTRPPLRVEHAGDRSVVTLDRPEVRNAIDQATVDALHAVCAELEREPRILLLAGSGGVFASGADIAELRDRRAADARRAINQAVFTRIRALPMPVIAALDGYALGGGAELAYAADLRIATPTLKIGNPETGLGIIAAAGATWRLPAIVGDARAAEMLLTGRILDAEEALSWGLVSALHPADDLLPAAHVLADRITRNDPLATRYTKQVLRAEPRDQPPLVNELQAELFESPEKIRRMTAFLERRAR
- a CDS encoding MarR family winged helix-turn-helix transcriptional regulator, which produces MSETRGDHVDRIRAQWLAARPHVDTSPIEVIGRLARVNDAVREQLIGLYREFGLGEGEFDVLATLRRSGELNPTELAAQTMVTSGAVSKRLDRLESAGLVRRRGSDVDGRGRVVALTDDGRALIDRAFDAHMENERRLLGSLDAADRDALVRVLRKWGGALGT
- a CDS encoding DMT family transporter; the protein is MSSVETKWRWLLVTAVAPISWGATYYVTRHFLPADAPLWGAALRALPAGLLLLLIARRLPRGAWWGKAVILGILNFGAFFVLVYLAAQLLPTSMAASVMALAPVVLGIIAWPLLGQRPTAAAGVAVLVGVVGAVLLIGAATGGIDPLGAAVSLTALVLSSLGAVLTTRWRDDLPLVATTSWQLIAGGAILLAIAIVVEGPPPAVSVSSATAYAAIAIVATALAFLCWFAGLRHLSASTVGTVGLLNPATGVILGVALAGESLTALQIFGLVLIGAAILLTQRRARRPVRRPAADGPALAVPAGAVRE
- a CDS encoding TetR/AcrR family transcriptional regulator, whose protein sequence is MTSDTAPAGAAPRGRRGRPGNDREQVLAVAVALFIEKGYDATSVADLADRLGVTKSALYHHFSSKDELLGLALDDALTALEGVFDHPAAEAGAQLERVIRGAVGVLVQKLPEVTLLLRVRGNSPVEHAALERRRAFDHRVTEVVTRAQDEGMLRPDVDAAVATRLVFGMVNSLTEWYRPGGALDADSLADAVLATALEGLRPRHRRPGQGDVSTAATEGRASG
- a CDS encoding ArsR/SmtB family transcription factor is translated as MATALPLIDTPTTVCCAPLTREPLGRSDAESLATQLKALADPARLRLLSIVASSPDQEACVCDLIEPLGLAQPTVSHHLKVLTTAGFLSRSQRGTWAYYRLQPEALPSVAAVLTSP